A single region of the Strigops habroptila isolate Jane chromosome 3, bStrHab1.2.pri, whole genome shotgun sequence genome encodes:
- the LOC115605902 gene encoding histone H4 has protein sequence MSGRGKGGKGLGKGGAKRHRKVLRDNIQGITKPAIRRLARRGGVKRISGLIYEETRGVLKVFLENVIRDAVTYTEHAKRKTVTAMDVVYALKRQGRTLYGFGG, from the coding sequence ATGTCAGGTAGAGGCAAAGGCGGGAAGGGGCTCGGCAAGGGTGGCGCTAAGCGCCACCGAAAAGTGCTTCGCGACAACATCCAGGGCATCACCAAGCCGGCCATCCGCCGTCTGGCTCGACGTGGCGGCGTGAAGCGCATTTCGGGGCTCATCTACGAAGAGACGCGTGGTGTGCTGAAGGTGTTCCTGGAGAATGTGATCCGCGACGCCGTTACTTACACGGAGCACGCGAAGAGGAAGACAGTAACCGCAATGGATGTGGTCTACGCTCTCAAGCGCCAGGGGCGAACCCTCTATGGCTTCGGCGGCTAA
- the LOC115605891 gene encoding histone H3: MARTKQTARKSTGGKAPRKQLATKAARKSAPATGGVKKPHRYRPGTVALREIRRYQKSTELLIRKLPFQRLVREIAQDFKTDLRFQSSAVMALQEASEAYLVGLFEDTNLCAIHAKRVTIMPKDIQLARRIRGERA; this comes from the coding sequence ATGGCGCGTACAAAGCAGACGGCGCGTAAGTCGACGGGCGGGAAGGCGCCCCGCAAACAGCTGGCTACCAAGGCGGCCCGCAAGAGCGCGCCGGCTACGGGCGGCGTGAAGAAGCCGCACCGGTACCGTCCCGGCACGGTGGCGCTGCGCGAGATCCGGCGCTACCAGAAGTCGACGGAGCTGCTGATCCGCAAGCTGCCTTTCCAGCGCCTGGTGCGCGAGATCGCGCAGGACTTCAAGACTGACCTGCGCTTCCAGAGCTCGGCCGTGATGGCGCTGCAGGAGGCGAGCGAGGCCTACCTGGTGGGGCTCTTCGAGGACACCAACCTGTGCGCCATCCACGCCAAGCGCGTCACCATCATGCCCAAGGACATCCAGCTGGCCCGGCGCATCCGCGGCGAGCGCGCCTGA
- the LOC115605890 gene encoding histone H3: MARTKQTARKSTGGKAPRKQLATKAARKSAPATGGVKKPHRYRPGTVALREIRRYQKSTELLIRKLPFQRLVREIAQDFKTDLRFQSSAVMALQEASEAYLVGLFEDTNLCAIHAKRVTIMPKDIQLARRIRGERA; the protein is encoded by the coding sequence ATGGCCCGTACGAAGCAGACGGCGCGTAAGTCGACGGGCGGGAAGGCGCCCCGCAAGCAGCTGGCCACCAAGGCGGCCCGCAAGAGCGCGCCGGCTACGGGCGGCGTGAAGAAGCCGCACCGGTACCGTCCCGGCACGGTGGCGCTGCGCGAGATCCGGCGCTACCAGAAGTCGACGGAGCTGCTGATCCGCAAGCTGCCCTTCCAGCGCCTGGTGCGCGAGATCGCGCAGGACTTCAAGACCGACCTGCGCTTCCAGAGCTCGGCCGTGATGGCGCTGCAGGAGGCGAGCGAGGCCTACCTGGTGGGGCTCTTCGAGGACACCAACCTGTGCGCCATCCACGCCAAGCGCGTCACCATCATGCCCAAAGACATCCAGCTGGCCCGGCGCATCCGCGGCGAGCGCGCCTGA
- the LOC115605906 gene encoding histone H4, with protein MSGRGKGGKGLGKGGAKRHRKVLRDNIQGITKPAIRRLARRGGVKRISGLIYEETRGVLKVFLENVIRDAVTYTEHAKRKTVTAMDVVYALKRQGRTLYGFGG; from the coding sequence ATGTCTGGGAGAGGCAAAGGCGGGAAGGGGCTCGGCAAGGGTGGCGCTAAGCGCCACCGAAAGGTGCTTCGCGACAACATCCAGGGCATCACCAAGCCGGCCATCCGCCGCCTGGCTCGGCGTGGCGGCGTGAAGCGCATCTCGGGGCTCATCTACGAAGAGACGCGTGGCGTGCTGAAAGTGTTCTTGGAGAACGTGATCCGCGACGCCGTCACCTACACGGAGCACGCGAAGAGGAAGACAGTGACCGCGATGGACGTGGTCTACGCCCTGAAGCGGCAGGGGCGCACTCTGTACGGCTTTGGCGGCTAA